A genomic window from Silene latifolia isolate original U9 population chromosome Y, ASM4854445v1, whole genome shotgun sequence includes:
- the LOC141629030 gene encoding uncharacterized protein LOC141629030: MTGGPKSGDGKGATGENSGGGKDTIPMSSPLYLHPSDSPSLSLTQIKFDGENYDIWADAVKNGLDAKNKLEFIEGKIKQPVIKENGEGSLEAVAWRQCNAMIKAWLRNVIDQKLHPSITFSGTVSEIWEELRERFSAGNAPRVHQLKNELNECKQGNRSVVEYYTQLKTIWDELANYSRVPKCTCGAGAMLLKEREEEKVHQFLMGLNTNLYGIIRTNLLMEDEITTLNRAYSLILREERHKAVTRIKEEKTEVAMAVKNNSTSWGRGRGNISPEEEEVEPVRCTYCKKWYHEEENCYEKHGYPGRGRGRGRRGGRGRGRSGGRGQGTQFQSNAVASTSNANATASTKQRVIIVPSMKLYGEKPFEQFK, from the coding sequence ATGACAGGAGGACCAAAATCTGGAGACGGAAAAGGCGCAACAGGCGAGAATAGTGGCGGAGGAAAGGACACTATTCCTATGTCGTCTCCTCTGTATCTTCACCCATCCGATAGCCCAAGTTTGTCACTCACCCAAATCAAATTCGATGGTGAGAATTATGACATATGGGCAGATGCGGTAAAGAATGGACTCGATGCTAAAAACAAATTAGAATTCATCGAGGGTAAAATCAAACAACCTGTCATCAAAGAAAATGGAGAAGGGAGTCTCGAGGCTGTCGCATGGAGGCAATGTAATGCCATGATCAAGGCATGGCTTAGGAATGTAATAGATCAAAAATTACATCCTAGTATCACTTTTTCAGGCACCGTGTCCGAAATTTGGGAAGAATTGAGGGAGCGATTCTCGGCTGGAAATGCACCTAGAGTTCACCAATTGAAGAATGAACTAAACGAGTGCAAACAGGGGAATCGTTCCGTAGTAGAATACTACACCCAATTGAAGACCATTTGGGACGAATTGGCAAATTATAGCCGTGTACCCAAGTGCACTTGTGGAGCAGGAGCGATGCTACTCAAGGAGCGAGAAGAAGAGAAAGTCCATCAATTTTTGATGGGACTAAACACGAATCTGTATGGAATCATTCGCACTAATCTTCTAATGGAAGATGAAATCACGACCCTCAATCGTGCCTACTCTTTGATACTCAGAGAGGAAAGGCACAAAGCCGTGACTCGCATCAAAGAAGAAAAGACGGAAGTTGCTATGGCTGTAAAGAACAATTCCACTTCATGGGGCAGAGGACGGGGCAATATCAGTCCAGAAGAGGAAGAAGTAGAACCTGTTCGATGCACGTATTGCAAGAAATGGTACCATGAAGAGGAGAATTGTTATGAGAAGCATGGCTATCCAGGAAGAGGCAGAGGAAGAGGACGGCGAGGAGGTCGTGGAAGAGGGCGTTCAGGAGGCCGTGGACAGGGAACTCAATTCCAATCAAACGCAGTTGCCAGTACATCGAATGCAAATGCAACTGCTTCGACAAAACAGAGGGTGATAATCGTCCCATCGATGAAATTGTATGGTGAGAAGCCTTTTGAGCAGTTCAAATAA